A stretch of DNA from Odontesthes bonariensis isolate fOdoBon6 chromosome 2, fOdoBon6.hap1, whole genome shotgun sequence:
tggcgataaagctggggagccagataaaggcctcaaaaattcaataattgactgttgtagatgaggaagaagccttgtgtgttttcattaatgcagttttttttagataattcctttttaccagttcactttcctaccagcctcgtatgttttcattgagataattcctttttaccagttcactttcctaacatgggctgttattccctcttgacaaacatccacaattcatagtagtctttgccaaaACCCATGATTGAaccggggaccttcagatcttcagtctgactctctcccaactgagctatttcagctacaaagtgaacaaagctttggagccagataaatgGACAGGTGGTGGTGATGAGCTAAATGAAGGCGTAAAACAAGAACAGTAGGTAAGCTTTAAAAGAAAGCACAAGGGATCAGGCTTGACATAATAAAACCAGAAGCAAGATCAACCACAACATTGACTAAAGCAGAACATGTGATAGAAATCAGAATGATAAAATACAGAACCAAAAACACAGAGCATGACAGATCCCTTAAACAACTGGGGGAAAGCAATGGCAGGGAAGAGTTTAAGGATTACATTGAAATCTTGTCAGTGTTGGCTGTGTAATTTCAGAGGGAAATAGGAGCAAGCTTCGTGTGTTTTGTCATATGTTGCAGAAACTTAATCATGCATCCAAAGCAATCTCACACTTAACTTGTATATGATAGCGTAAAGAAAAGCTCCAGTGGCGCAATCAGTCAGCGCGCGGTACTTATAAAACAGTAGGTTGTAGAGCAATGCTGAGGTTGTGAGTTCGAGCCTCACCTGGAGCATATCTAGCTTATTGACTTCTTAAAGCTTTGATATTAGAGCTGGACAGAAACATTGCTGATTATAATGTGTGATTAGAAGCCAACTGGGTAAGCTAAGGGCACAGTTAAACTATAGAGATAAGGGTTAACACATGTGTTCTTAAAATACAATATATAGTAGTGTATACAAATCAAATAATGAAGATTAGAAACATGAAGAAAGATTTGGGTAAATATATGCTCCAAGAGAATTAACACAACGTACAATCTGCCCTTTGCTTATAACTAAACAGATCCCACTTGACTAACAGACGGTGAACACCTTTGTAGTCTCATTTTCGAATTTGATTTATAATTATAAGTAGAAGCAGGGTGATAAAGTTTATTTGACTGTTTGAAGAGGTCTGAATGAAATTTCTgtagtttttgccttttttatatatattctcAAGATTAAAATGTTCTGATTTGATATATTATACTTGTCTGTGtccttttatttacttattttattcttgTCATGATTCAAAGCTGGTGACAGGAGGAAATGGGACCCAACTACAAGACTTACAGGCAAAAGAAACAGCATCTTTATTGATATAAACTAAAGATGCTCCTTAGGCAGGAAAACCAAGAAACTAAACAGGATTAATAAGAAAACAAAGTACAATGACAGCACACAACAGACTGAACAACTGACAGAGGTGCGCAATCACAAAGAGAATAATCACAAGGATCTAGTGAAATGCAAAAGAAACCTAATTTATACTGAGGGAGCAAATGACTAATAAATGGACAGGTGGTGGTGATGAGCTAAATGAAGGCGTAAAACAAGAACAGTAGGTAAGCTTAAAAGAAAGCACAAGGGATCAGACTTGACATAATAAAACCAGAAGCAAGATCAACCACAACATTGACTAAAGCAGAACATGTGATAGAAATCAGAATGATAAAATACAGAACCAAAAACACAGAGCATGACAGATCCCTTAAACAACTGGGGGAAAGCAATGGCAGGGAAGAGTTTAAAGATGACAATGAAATCTTGTCATTGTTGGCTGTGTAATTTCAGAGGGAAGTTGGAGCAATCTTCATGTGTTTTGTCATATGTTGCAGAAACTTAATCATGCATCCAAAGCAATCTCACACTTAACTTGTATATGGTAGCATGAAGTAAAGCTCCAGTGGCGCAATCGGTTAGCGCGCGGTACTTATAAGACAGTATGTTGTAGAGCAATGCCGAGGTTGTGAGTTCAAGCCTCACCTGGAGCATATCTAGCTTATTGACTTCTTAAAGCTTTGATATTAGAGCTGGACAAAAACATTGATGATTATAATGTGTGATTAGAAGCCAACTGGGTAAGCTAAGGGCACAGTTAAACTATAGAGATATGGGTTAACACGTGTTCTTAAAACACAATATATAGTAATGTGTACAAACCAAATAATGAAGATTAGAAACATGAAGAAAGATTTGGGTAAATATATGTTCCAAGAGAATTAAAACAACCTACTTTGCTGGACTTTTCATTTACCATCAAGTTGTTTGTTGTGATTTTGAATGAAATGTCTAGACAACTACATAATTGACTATCCTAGATACTGGTACACAAATTCATGGCCCCAAGGATTGTGGCTTTAAATAAGATTGAAAGAACTGATGGCATCTCCATCAGCCTATCAGCTGTTCTTTGTGTTTGTCTATTCATCATCCAACAAAACTTTGCAGCagctgataaaataaatttctgttagatgtttttcattttaatcttttgtGGTTCAGTCTTCTATATCAGAATTACTTCTTGCTACTTCTTATTTACAATAATTGAATGTATGTATTAACTagttttttgtgttattttattgaaattatattgtaaaaaaaatcagcatTTTATCCTGTCATGCATATCAGCTCTTCTTTCACTGCCACATTGAAGCAGTTAGAAAACTCTGACTTTAAAACCCATTTCGTGTCATCACAAAAAATGGTAGAGCAATAAATCACAGCTCAGACAGAAGCTTTGTCTCAATTACTGTAACTGTGAGAGCTCAAAAGCATAAAGTAATAGAATATATACTGGAGCAATGCTATTCAAACGTTTGCTTTTGTGTTGATGAAACATCTGTTTGTACTCACAGTACTCATTATAAAGGACCTCATTTCTATCCACGCTCATTTTGGACACTGATTTGCCCTGTAATTACTTAAAGGTCccactttatttttttcatccgGTTCACTGAGCATGCCGGAGAGGAGTCGAAGTCCTTCATCCTGCCTGGTCTAAATACTACTCACCACTTGAACTCCAAAGCCTTTGTAATCTTAATGGATGGAGTGTGTTTATCTACTATGGATGCCTGCCATGGCTTTACCTTTATCAGTATTTACTAGGTGTGCTTACTTGGCTTCAAGGGGCGATGCAGAAGAACGAACACATCAAGTTCTACAAATGAAAGTTATCATTCATACAGTGTTGGCTTCACTGTCAAAGTGCAAagataaagttgttttttttgtatttctgtcGAAAGAACACACAAGAGCTCCAGCTGTGCAATGTGATGACCTGTAAGCACACTGTGAAATTTAAATATACAATTAAATGTACAATTCAAATGTTTGCATGTGCCTGAGTTCCAGTGGCACAAGCAATCAGCAGACAGCATGCTGCAGAGCAATGCTGAGGCTGTCAGTTCATGCCTTAGCTTGAGTTCATCCTTTAGAGAAACACAACAAGGAGCCAGTCAAGATGCACCCTTTCCCCACTCTGTGGATTTATTCTCCTCCCACGTCATTGaatctgttttcattttttccacaagtgaaataaagaaaactttCAGGTTTGAGCTTCTATCTATGTACATTTGTGTCAGAATTGAGAGCAATTTAAACCCAAATGAATTTTAATTATTAGTGTTCTTCATGTTTCTCATCTCCATTATTTGTAAACATTGAGTAGACAAAAACTGTCTGTTTAGAAGGCATATGTTCAACCTTATCTCGATAGCCTAACTGTGCTCTTAGCTTACCTATTTGACTTCTAATCACACATTGCAATCAGTACTGTTATTATCTTGTTATTGACATGTCTCTGACCAGCTCTAATATTATAGCTTCAAGAACTTAACATCAGATATACTCCAGGTGAGGCTTGAACTCACAACCTCGGCATTGCTCTGCAGCGTACTGTCTTATAAGTACCACGCGCTGACCGATTGCGCCACTGGAGCATAGGTCACTCTATAAACTATCCAGACCAGTCTGTTTGTGACATCCACTTGAAAAGCGATGTCTTCTAACTTGGATGGAATTTCTCTGAACACAGGTTTAATGATCACACATTTTGATTAAGTGATGTAAACCATGTGTGAGCTAACAACCTCAGCATTGTTCTACAGTATAATGACCTATCAAAATAATGTAAAAAGAGCTCCAGTGGCGCAATCGGTCAGCGCGCGGTACTTATAAGACAGTACGCTGCAGAGCAATGCCGAGGTTGTGAGTTCAAGCCTCACCTGGAGCATCTTTAAGATGAATGATATTATGTCCCAATATGACTGCAGATGACAAAAAGGATGTCTTATATTAATAAAATGTCACATGTAGCCATTTGTGATAACCCGGGAGAAAAGAATAAGAGGTCAACCTCCCCTGCGTTACATGTTAAGACAAATCCATCTGTGGTGGAATGGGTTTAGCACAGCAAGCAAGCAGTCAGTCAAGATGTATATTTTCCCCACACAATGGGATTGATCTCCTATTTCTTTGAAtctgttttttccattttttgtaAGTTTAATGTCCGGAAGGCCAGCTCTCCCATGCCTCTCCCAGAAAGTGGGTCAAAATTGCAGTGTTTGATCTTCAAGATCGTTGTGCATTTGAGCAAGAATTGAGAGTAATTTATAcccaaattaatttaaatgattaaacaatTGCCTGATCGTTATATCTTAGGACCTGGTGAGACTTGAACTAACAACCTCAGCATTGTTCTGGTGTAATAACTTATCAAATAGCTGTAAGAGAAGCTCTAGTGGCGCAATCGGTCAGCGCGCGGTACTTATAAGACAGTATACTGTAGAGCAATGCCGAGGTTGTGAGTTCAAGCCTCACCTGGAGCATTTATTGTCTTTAGAGAGACCAGTTGTTGGCACCAGGGTAATGTGGCACATGTAAATATCAACACATGTGTTCACATTTTCTCCATAGACCGGTTTAACTCTGATCTGTACATTGAGCACCAGAGAAAAGAGATGCAAACCATGTTAGAAAACACATTCTTCCATCAGTTTGCTTAGAATTTAGTCAGGTGAAAGTGAGAGCTTTTTCCAAAAGCTAAGCTAAAGGCAGTACACTGCAGAGCAACGCTGAGGTTGTGAGTTCAAGCCTCACTTAAATGATTTGACAAAAGGCTTTTCTGGTCTCTAAACTGAGTCCATGCAGACTCCACCGCATGACTGTTGCTTTAAGGCCTCATAAAGGCTGTATTatctaataaaaaagaaagttaaATGACACGATGATTGTTGCAGAATGATACTTTATTTCATAAGTATTTAGTCTATTATGCAACATATCCACACTGACCACGAGGTATAGGATTTAATGTAACTTTTGGCCTTTTCATTGCATTTCTGGTGAATTATGTCAAATAAGATTCCATTATATCAAGAAACATTTATTAACTTCAGTTAGCCCTCGGTTCACCAAAAAATTCAGACATTTACAAACTGATCATTAACAGAAAGTTGACTTCCTGAGAGTTAACACTCCTGGCTTCAGTCACTTCAACCATCTGTCCTGCTCTCTGATCTACCAGATGGTGCGTTTGACACCAGCCCAGATCGAGCGTTTGTATCCCTGCGCGGCTCGCACGTCGTCCCAGTGCAGCCTGGTGTTGGGGATCTCATCCGTGGATTCTGGGTTGGGACGTGCTCCATCTTTAGGACTCGCAACCACCATGGGCAGCAGGCCTCGGTTGGACTGAAACTCCACGACATGAAGCTGCTTGTTGTCGGACAGTTTCTGGTGGATTTGCTACAGGGTGACAGAAGAGGTGTGCAAGAGTAAAGATGTTGGCGAGACATAAAATTCAAAgtgaatatatacatatatatgtaaatcTTCTTTGGTGTGTCTGATGGTGGAGAAGGAAAAGGGGATGAAGGTGAGGAGAATTATATTCAGTTTCAGTAAAGCCTCTAGTGTATAAGGGTCCGCAATGACGAAACAATGCTGGAGATAAATCTTTAAAGAGAAAGGAAGAGTATAAATCTTCCATTTCCTTTACATAATTTATGCATAAAATTATCCCTTAAATGTGGTCCGTATCAGTCTTCTTAGTGACTTGCAGATGATTGTGTTGGTTTTCTGGCCCTTAATGGACTATGAGAGTGGTGCCAGATGGTTCAAAGGCTTCAGACATTCCCTCTGCTCACAATTCTCTTGCATCAGATTAGGAGCTGGCTGCGTCAGACTGTTTCTGGGACTTTCTGAAAGTGACTGTGCTGCTTTCACACACATGctccacgtgtgtgtgtgtgtgtgtgtgtgtgaaatggaCACCTACACTGTTTTCGAAAACACGACCTGCCAAATATCTGCCACAAACAACTGACACATTGAGCAGCTAAGCTAGATATTTCTGTTTTAGCAGCCAATCCCACATTACATGGAGTGAAATATGGGTAAACTAGACTATATTATAAAGTAAGAATACGATAAGAAACAATAAGAAACTAAATTTTTTCTGATAATCACAAACCTTGCTTCAGAAAAAATGGATGTTCCTTGTAAGTTTTTTATCAAACAAAATCTCAAATCTTGTTGATGATTTAGCAAATTCTTCATCAGTTTAATCACAATTCATCTTCCTACCAAATATCATAACGTTGGATGTAGTTTTGCTGTTTGTTCCAACTTTTTACTAACAGAATAAAAAACGGGAGTTTTGTTCTACCAAAACTTAAAATTGCTTTTAAGTGGCTCACAAAGATCTATTTTCTTCTGCGTATTCAGACTGTTTTTGTAGAAACAGAAGCTTAGGAAGCCGGTTCCCTCCCAAAGAGCtcagtctgctctgattgggCAGCTCCACCGGCCCGATCAAGCACTGCCCACCATCCTTTAGTGGCTCTACTGAGAATCATAATTTGACTGTTTCATTGGACACAAAGTATATGTCCCTGGATGCAGGACGAGCCATCAATATTTTCAATCGTATCACAGAAAATTACACTGAATTGCAATTTATAATCCCACAAAAAAACAGTTTCTCATTGATTTTTTAATGCACTGATGTAGAGGAGACATACTGTGTTGTGCAAGAGCAATCATGAGATTTTAAAGACTTTAAAACCAAATTCTGATGCCTCCCACCACACCAAAGTGTCCTCACCTGATTGGCTAATCCAGTGAAGAGGGCCCGGGTGATGTTGAGGAGATTGACTGATCCCTCCACTTTGCAGTACATGTCCTTAATGCCGATCAGCTTACACAGGGTGATGACCGCCCGGTGGCAGTGCAGACCGTATCCTGAAAAGACAAATGGAAGGCAGAACAGGTCGTTGATATAACCGGGGGTCAACAATGTGACGTTTGCTGGTGTACCACATCAGAACTGCTCAAACAGGGAAGCATATGAAACTCCATACTGACTTGACCTCTATGATACATGCATAAAAGTACCTTCGTTTTGTTTCTTCATGCACAGAGTTGTCCTCTTGAACCTGGACTCAATGTCATGATAAACTATTGGGAAAAGAAAGGAGCAGCTGCATTAGACTCACAGcctgcagagcagaaacagatgGAAGAAACAACCGAagcaataaataataaaaatgaatggaGAAAGTCGAACTGGCTTCACGTGTTTGTGCCTTTTCCAATCGGAGGCTCCTGTTTTGCTATGCGTCTTTTCTCCAGCTCTCCCTCAGGTCTCATGTTTCTCTACCTGCCCACCAGATGTCCTCCCACGTGTGAGTGTCGCCCACGCGCTGCAGCAGCTGTGGCTGATTACTTATTCAGACGCACTCAGCCCTTCAGCGAGAGCTGTGTGTTGCCAGCTTCGTGGCTTCAGGTTAAAATCTTGTTCTTCTGTCACAGCAATTTAAAACAACTCACTCAATGCCGTTCCTGCGTCCTCATAACACACCCGGTGTGAATTCAACACTGAAAGAATTCGTTTTTGCAACAGGACGCTCCCATAACACAGAGGAGGAAATTTTGCAAAATATGAACGAATGGTGGATAAGGGACAAAAGAGTTACATAAGAGTATATTAAAGAGTTTCTGGCTCTCGGGTGATGCATCCTGCTGAGtgaagaaatcttttttttttaattattattcatGGTCTAATAGACATTCACCAAGCTGACTCAAACACAGTAGGACCGGACATTCGTTATGATTCCAGGAGGTCCAGCTTCATATGATAAAGAGATAAAGTCAGAGCAGAAAGCACAGAGGAAAAACTCTCATTTTATAACCATTTTATATTCTAGGAATTGGAGCACTGAATTAAAAATCTACTGACGTCGACAAAAAGGAAATGAGCTCACActgattattcatttctgcagAACTAAAAGAAgtcttgtaaatatttaaaaactaATCTCTAAGCAAAACCATTCACTTTTGCAGTTATGCCACCGGGTATAAAACCAACAGTTGGGCTAAACTGTTTAAATACTTCTGGttagcataaaaaaaaagggagccACAAATATGACAGAGTGAAAATGATTTAGAAGCAATCAGTGTTGAAATATGATTGAGAAACTGAGACGATGAAGTAAACAAACAACCTATCACACAAACAAGTTGCAGATGGTCGCACAGAGAGAGAGCTGAACCTACAAAAATTAAATGCACCGCCGTGCTGAACTCCAGCTGGGTGGAGATACaggatgacacacacacacacacacacacacacacacacacacacgcacgcacgcacgcacgcacgcacgcacgcacacacacacacacacacacacacacacacacacacacacacacacacgccttgTCTGGTTTCGGGCCAAAGCAGGAAGCTAACTTTCTCCTCCGGTGGGCGCGGTGGAGGCCGATGAGTCACACACATTAATCTTTCTGACGCTGCTCTCCCGCAGCGGCACAAGAAGCCAAATGGAGCTTTACAGCAAAAGAGTACAAGAGGTGCATTTTAAATCCCGTTCCTTTCTTCACAAAACCATTTTTCAGATTATGTCACCTGTGTGAGCACGAGCAGGTGGAGTGAAGGTGATGAAAGGAGGGAAACCAGGAGAGTGAAAGTACGACGGAGGGGATACTTTTAGTGGCCCTTCATTCTGGAGATGAAGTGCCATTAAAGTTCTCCCCAAAGTAAATGCCACATGACTCACTTCAGAAAAACCTGTTAGATTTGGATCGGCACCAAACCAAAACGTGATTCTGAATTTGCGTTCCAGTTAAAAGTGTCCAATCACTTCAGGGCTTTCTCTGTGACATACACAGATGTATTAATTAGAGATTTTGTAATGGCAGAAAGGATAATACGGGCCACACTTAAACAATTCACTCTCAGATTATGGGACAGTTCTGGGTGAAATTAGTTATGAAGAGTTCTGAATTTGCTAAggcaaattaattaatttctttaaatgaaaatcatttttaaaatgaccATTCAATGTCCTCTGCACTCATTTTGATGAATACATGGAGTAATTCAATCCTTTAACCACCGACCTGTGATCTTTGTAGGAGTATATAGCATTAGAACAAAGTTTGGGAAAGAGGAGAAACTTACTGGTTTTGTTGTTGTAACGTTCTATGTAGTACAAGTAGTGGATGGCTCGGTTCTTGGCCTGCAGGTCACATCACACACATACGGACAGGTAGCATTTTATTATCAGAGCATTTCAGCTGAGAGGATTAATGACTGCCCAAGCAAAAGCAATCAATGCTGATAGGTTAAATCATTCCATAATATGTTATTAGCAGAAAAACTATGAACTCGATAATAAAGCACTACAATGAGGTGGATAGAGTTTTTGCatgattaatttattttgtcaaatttaACGACATTTGTTTTATAAATCCTTGTATACATTTTAATCACATCCATCTAAGTTAATTAATCCACATCATGACTTAACTAATTTAGTATTTATCAGTGGATTTTatgaataaaacaacaaattcaGTCCAATGAATTGCAACAGTTAATACAGTCAAAACACAACAATTCAACACTTGAACATACAGCACTGACACAAAGAGTGGCTCATAGTTTATGCCGTACCTTCCTCAgagctgtgtttctgtctgctgctTTACCTAAAGCGAAGCCTAGAGAGGAAGGAAGGTCGGATTAGAAACACCTCTGACAGCACAGTGGGAAACTGCAAAGTTTAAAGTGTCGTCTCTTCATAAACGAACAAAACGCATTCCCAAACTGTAACGACTGGGGGCAGAAATCACACCTTTCAGTGCTGTGAAACGTGTGATTAAGAGGCTTTCAGCTGATAAGGACTGATCTGTTTGAAACAAAGCAGCCCTGCCACACTCAGCAGAGGCTGAAGAAAGCACCTCAGGAGTGTGAGTTTCCGCAGgatttatttctctctttttgccGCTCACTTCTGAAGAGTGTGAAGACTGTCAAAGCCTCACATCTGCACAGCCTGAGAGACTTTAGAGATAAAGCTATTTTCAACAAACTCACAGTTAAAATGTGCAAATCAATTTAGGTTGACATCTATGTTAGTGGGAAGCCGGATGATCCACGCAGACTTAAGAATAAGAGTCGTTTCTGGAGTCTTTACACTTTACTGTACAAAGAATCGAACCTGCAGCTCCGTTGCCGTTTCCCACGGCGACCAGACAGCTGATGGACCTCTTTCTGCCCTCCTTGGCAGTCATGTTGAACACACTCTtcacctaaaaaacaaaaaatagaaaTTGGAGATTAGATTAGAAACCTGTGTAGAAAAAGTTGACactcaaatgtttttttgtttcagtcACTAAAGACCAAAGCTTTGATTTGTCTGAActgacaaaaagaaatcaatgtGTGCTTGTTACAGATCTGCAGAGTGTGTGGTCTATGTAAGCCCCAGTTTTCCATGATCAATCGGTTTTTGAACAGAGGCAACAGCATTCCTCTTGCTTTCTGTTCTACCCCGCGCAACCACAAGGGCCAATCAACTTCCTGTAATGTGACACTGAAACATCAGGGGGCAGCATAGATACACCACAgagatgaaagaagaaaaaaggaaagccggaggagaggaagagaaaaaataagACAGGAGATGATGAGAAAGTAGAGGGAAGAATTCCGGTAAGTGATGGAGGGGAAGGATGAAGAatgagagaagagatggaggaaagaggaaaaagagaatAAGGGTAAAACGGGGACAGAGaaagaaggagagaagaaaaataagATGTATTGCCCCTTTACACACAAAACCGTTCTGGGGAGAAGTGAAACAATTTGATTGCGTGGACAAGCAATGTGCAGCCAGTGTGaggaaatgaataaagaaaagatGAGGTGACGGTGAAAGGTCTGTGCCTTTTGAACATGCTGTTCTAAGGTGATAATAGCTAACTTCAAAGGAGTGAACTCCGTGCAAGTGTGTGACTGTTCGTgcaaatataaagaaaacacGATGCAAAAGAGAATGTGGAGCGAGTGAATATGAAGTGTGTTTGTTGTCTCAGAAGCAGATGAGCAAACTGCTGACTCCAAAAAAACTTCATGAACTACACAAAATACACACATCTACCCGAAACACAGAGTGGGAAGAGATGCTAATACATTCACCACAAAGTCGAGAGAGCTGCTCAATGTCACAGTGATGCACAGAACACGGCCAGTTACACAGATGAGCTCATTAGGGGGAGTTCATTAGGATAATTACAGAGCTGATTGGAAAATTTGTCTTCACATTTTGCATTTCTAGACTTTTACAGTTGTCGTACACATTTGGGATCACTAACATTTATATACAACACAGCAAAAATGGGCTTTTAACTCTGGCTTTAGGCTGCTTTTTGTGTCCCATGAACTCAGGCTCTTTAGCTGTTTGCGTGTTGCTGGGACAGAGGCTTGTTGTGGGTTTATTGGAGCTTTATGGCTTAATACAAAAAGTGTGgccaaaaacacagaaacaattATCTGCTGGTTCATCACAAACAGCCCCTCTACCGATCCACTGCTCATTCAATATATTGATCGGTTGAGCTTTAAGCATAAAACAGATTTAAGGCGACGGTTTTGAGCAAAACTATTATTAATATCGATTGCAAGACACTAACCATACAAACACAGAGGATACGCACGACTGAATCTGAGTTAATAAAGAAGCTGTGAGTTTAACGTTTCCTTTGCGACACTGTTTTACATATTTGTGATTACTTTGCTTCTTCTGAATGTTGGATGTGTGCGGTGCCATTTGTTGCGCTAAATCGTC
This window harbors:
- the mrps5 gene encoding small ribosomal subunit protein uS5m, which translates into the protein MAVSVRVCSALRVTIGGASSLRTVVGAVHMSHLTSRASAASLQRHPASTLIPPTTWQQTRHGSFFNKLTAEELWKGVLAESGAGARKGRGKRTKRRLRRDLNRGQIIGEGRGGFLWPGLNAPVVRDGTLQNMSRRGDAEQQEVRAELVRQRDEWEKKRKMKVKRERGWTGNSWGGISLGPPDPGPNGETYEDFDSRVIEVKSVFNMTAKEGRKRSISCLVAVGNGNGAAGFALGKAADRNTALRKAKNRAIHYLYYIERYNNKTIYHDIESRFKRTTLCMKKQNEGYGLHCHRAVITLCKLIGIKDMYCKVEGSVNLLNITRALFTGLANQQIHQKLSDNKQLHVVEFQSNRGLLPMVVASPKDGARPNPESTDEIPNTRLHWDDVRAAQGYKRSIWAGVKRTIW